A window of the Sphingomonas piscis genome harbors these coding sequences:
- the nusA gene encoding transcription termination factor NusA, giving the protein MATAAPTVASANKAELLAIADSVAREKLIDRAIVIEAMEDAIQRAARARYGAENDIRAKLDGTTGDLRLWRVLEVVEEPEDHFKQVDLKGAQKLQKDAALGDFIVDPLPPIEFGRIAAQAAKQVIFQKVRDAERERQYEEFKDRVSEVITGVVKRVEFGHVVVDLGRAEGVIRRDQQIPREMVRVGDRIRSLIMRVAREARGPQIFLSRAHPDFMKKLFAQEVPEIYDGIIEIKAAARDPGSRAKIGVISRDSSIDPVGACVGMKGSRVQAVVQELQGEKIDIIPWSEDTATFVVNALQPATVSRVVIDEEESRIEVVVPDDQLSLAIGRRGQNVRLASQLTASQIDILTEADASEKRQREFVERSEMFQTELDVDETLAQLLVAEGFTALEEVAYVDLDEIASIEGLDDEIAGELQSRATEALERREAAAREERRSLGVEDALAELPHLTEAMLVTLGKANIRTLDDLADLATDELIQKKRQEPRRRADSPQTNNRSEDKGGILAEYGLNEEQGNEIIMAARAHWFEDEDAAAGQEDALADSEQ; this is encoded by the coding sequence ATGGCCACTGCCGCTCCGACCGTTGCGTCCGCCAACAAGGCCGAGCTTCTGGCGATCGCCGACAGCGTTGCCCGTGAGAAACTGATCGACCGCGCCATCGTCATCGAAGCGATGGAGGACGCAATCCAGCGTGCCGCTCGCGCCCGTTACGGCGCCGAGAATGACATCCGCGCCAAGCTTGACGGCACCACCGGCGACCTTCGCCTGTGGCGCGTCCTCGAGGTGGTCGAGGAGCCGGAGGATCATTTCAAGCAGGTCGATCTCAAGGGCGCGCAGAAGCTGCAGAAGGACGCGGCGCTGGGCGACTTCATCGTCGACCCACTGCCCCCGATCGAGTTTGGCCGAATCGCCGCGCAGGCCGCCAAGCAGGTCATTTTCCAGAAGGTCCGCGATGCCGAGCGCGAGCGCCAGTATGAAGAGTTCAAGGACCGCGTCAGCGAGGTGATCACCGGCGTCGTCAAGCGGGTCGAGTTCGGGCACGTCGTCGTCGACCTCGGCCGGGCCGAGGGCGTTATTCGCCGCGACCAGCAGATCCCGCGTGAAATGGTCCGCGTCGGCGACCGTATCCGTTCGCTGATCATGCGCGTAGCGCGCGAAGCTCGTGGCCCGCAGATCTTCCTGTCCCGCGCCCACCCTGATTTCATGAAGAAATTGTTCGCGCAGGAAGTGCCGGAAATCTACGACGGCATCATCGAGATCAAGGCCGCCGCCCGCGATCCGGGCAGCCGCGCCAAGATCGGCGTGATCAGCCGCGACAGCTCCATCGACCCGGTCGGCGCCTGCGTCGGCATGAAGGGCAGCCGCGTGCAGGCCGTCGTCCAGGAGCTTCAGGGCGAGAAGATCGACATCATCCCCTGGTCGGAAGACACGGCGACCTTCGTCGTCAACGCGCTTCAGCCGGCGACCGTCAGCCGCGTCGTCATCGACGAGGAAGAGAGCCGCATCGAGGTCGTGGTCCCCGACGATCAACTCAGCCTAGCCATCGGTCGCCGCGGTCAGAACGTCCGCCTCGCCAGCCAGCTGACCGCCTCGCAGATCGACATCCTCACCGAAGCCGATGCCAGCGAGAAGCGACAGCGCGAGTTCGTCGAGCGCTCCGAGATGTTCCAGACCGAGCTGGACGTCGATGAGACATTGGCCCAGCTGCTGGTGGCGGAAGGCTTCACCGCGCTCGAGGAAGTGGCTTACGTCGACCTCGACGAAATCGCCTCCATCGAAGGCCTCGACGACGAGATCGCCGGCGAGCTTCAGAGCCGTGCCACGGAGGCGCTGGAGCGCCGCGAAGCCGCGGCCCGGGAAGAGCGCCGCAGCCTTGGCGTCGAGGATGCGCTGGCCGAGCTTCCGCACCTCACCGAGGCGATGCTGGTGACGCTTGGCAAGGCCAACATCCGCACGCTGGACGATCTCGCCGACCTCGCCACCGACGAGCTGATCCAGAAGAAGCGCCAGGAGCCGCGCCGCCGCGCCGACAGCCCGCAGACCAACAACCGGTCCGAGGACAAGGGCGGGATTCTGGCGGAGTACGGCCTTAACGAAGAGCAGGGCAACGAGATCATCATGGCAGCTCGCGCCCACTGGTTCGAGGACGAAGACGCCGCCGCTGGTCAGGAGGACGCGCTTGCGGACTCCGAGCAATGA
- a CDS encoding DUF448 domain-containing protein — translation MRTPSNDKRKRLTTSSPPAGERGSTGEPSPGTSPERAGSEPERTCILTRAKGTKDELIRLALGPDGQVAPDVRAKAPGRGAWISVGRAQLDEANAKGKLKGALARAFKEPVEVPEDLGALTEAALRQASLDRLGMEARSGKLINGAERVETAARSGKVYLLVHAADAGEDGRKRMDQAWRSGGSRELGHDRGLVFPEGRTILSMALGRENVVHVALTDPAAAARVSQTLARWRAFTDPHAGLDGGDIASGSSTPDEVDEGTE, via the coding sequence TTGCGGACTCCGAGCAATGATAAGCGGAAACGCCTGACCACATCCTCCCCTCCCGCTGGCGAGAGGGGTTCGACGGGTGAGCCCTCCCCTGGTACCTCCCCGGAGCGGGCAGGGAGTGAGCCTGAACGCACGTGCATTCTTACCCGCGCCAAGGGCACCAAGGATGAGCTGATCCGCCTCGCCCTTGGTCCCGACGGCCAGGTGGCGCCCGACGTGCGGGCCAAAGCGCCCGGGCGTGGCGCGTGGATCTCCGTCGGACGCGCGCAGCTCGATGAGGCAAACGCCAAGGGCAAGCTCAAGGGCGCCCTGGCCCGAGCCTTCAAGGAACCGGTGGAAGTCCCCGAAGATTTAGGGGCCCTTACCGAAGCCGCGCTTCGCCAGGCCTCACTCGACCGGCTCGGCATGGAGGCGCGCTCGGGCAAGCTAATCAACGGCGCCGAACGCGTCGAAACCGCCGCCCGCTCCGGCAAGGTCTATCTGCTGGTTCACGCCGCCGATGCCGGGGAGGACGGGCGCAAGCGGATGGATCAGGCGTGGCGCTCCGGCGGCTCGCGTGAACTTGGGCATGACCGGGGCTTGGTATTCCCGGAGGGACGCACCATCTTGTCCATGGCCTTGGGGCGCGAAAATGTGGTACATGTCGCCCTGACCGATCCCGCTGCCGCCGCTCGCGTGTCCCAAACGCTTGCCCGGTGGCGCGCTTTCACTGACCCGCATGCTGGGCTAGACGGCGGCGACATCGCCTCCGGCTCCAGTACGCCTGACGAAGTTGACGAAGGAACAGAATGA
- the infB gene encoding translation initiation factor IF-2, whose translation MTDQTDKPKLGTRPPLGLKRTVETGKVKQSFSHGRSNTVVVEVKKRRILGKPGETPAAAPEAPAPEPVAAAPQPAAPAPRPAPAAPQRRLSEAEQIARRKEDLERFQREAEEARMAALEEARRREDQAKNSASEEERRRAEENRRAEEQAIEERRLEAERAAAEAAAAAEAPAASAPAAPAQEEDRGFRRPAGAAPAPKRPEPARPSRGRDDHRQRGKLTVTRALSGEDDSRARSLAALRRAREKEKRHHQQSGPAAKQVRDVVVPETITVQELANRMAERGADLVKALFKMGSPVTLTQTIDQDTAELLVTEFGHNIKRVSESDVDIDTSADVDAAESLQPRPPVVTIMGHVDHGKTSLLDAIRGAAVVSGEAGGITQHIGAYQVSLPDKSKVTFLDTPGHEAFSEMRARGANVTDIVVLVVAADDGLKPQTVEAINHTKAAGVPMIIAINKIDKPEARPQRVREELLQHEIVVEQLGGDVQDVEVSALQKTNLDGLLNAIHLQAEILELKANPDRASEATVIESKLDKGRGPLATVLVQRGTLRVGDVFVAGAQSGKVRALTDDKGRQVKEAGPAMPVEVLGLSAVPSAGDPFTVVENEARAREVAAYRQSVLDRKRTTAAPVSLENMFASKAATTMEFPLVVKADVHGSTEAIVSALNRLSTDEIRVRILSSGVGAITESDVTLAAASGAPIIGFNVRPNAKAREAINRTKVELRYYDVIYHLTDWAKSAMGGQLGPEIIETVVGRAEVREVFPAGKRDKAAGLLVLEGVIRKGLNARLTREDVIVSKTTISSLRRFKDDVAQVIAGLECGVLLADTNDIKPGDSLEVFEVEERARTL comes from the coding sequence ATGACCGACCAGACCGACAAACCGAAGCTTGGTACCCGGCCGCCGCTGGGGCTGAAGCGCACGGTCGAGACCGGAAAGGTGAAGCAGAGCTTCAGCCATGGGCGCTCGAACACGGTTGTGGTCGAGGTTAAGAAGCGGCGCATCCTGGGCAAGCCGGGCGAGACGCCGGCTGCTGCTCCGGAGGCACCCGCGCCCGAACCGGTTGCTGCCGCGCCGCAGCCAGCTGCTCCGGCACCCCGCCCCGCACCTGCTGCCCCGCAGCGTCGCCTGTCGGAAGCGGAGCAGATCGCCCGCCGCAAGGAGGACCTCGAGCGGTTCCAGCGTGAGGCAGAGGAAGCGCGCATGGCCGCGCTTGAGGAAGCGCGTCGCCGTGAGGACCAGGCCAAGAACAGCGCTTCCGAAGAGGAACGCCGCCGTGCCGAAGAGAATCGCCGCGCCGAAGAGCAGGCTATTGAAGAGCGCCGCTTGGAAGCCGAGCGCGCCGCAGCCGAAGCTGCTGCTGCGGCCGAAGCCCCTGCCGCTTCAGCGCCGGCCGCTCCGGCGCAGGAGGAAGACCGTGGCTTCCGTCGCCCTGCAGGCGCTGCACCCGCGCCCAAGCGCCCGGAGCCCGCACGTCCGAGCCGTGGCCGCGACGATCATCGTCAACGCGGCAAGCTGACCGTCACCCGGGCGCTGTCCGGCGAGGACGACAGCCGCGCCCGTTCGCTCGCGGCGCTTCGCCGCGCCCGGGAAAAGGAAAAGCGTCACCATCAGCAGTCCGGTCCCGCCGCCAAGCAGGTCCGCGACGTCGTCGTTCCGGAGACGATCACCGTCCAGGAGCTCGCCAACCGCATGGCGGAGCGCGGCGCCGATCTGGTGAAGGCCCTGTTCAAGATGGGATCGCCGGTCACCCTGACGCAGACCATCGATCAGGACACCGCCGAGCTGCTGGTCACGGAGTTCGGGCACAACATCAAACGCGTCAGCGAGAGCGACGTCGATATCGATACCTCAGCCGACGTCGATGCGGCGGAAAGCCTGCAGCCTCGTCCGCCCGTCGTGACCATCATGGGCCACGTCGACCATGGCAAGACGTCGTTGCTCGACGCAATCCGCGGCGCCGCCGTGGTCTCCGGAGAGGCCGGCGGCATCACGCAGCACATCGGCGCCTACCAGGTTTCTCTGCCGGACAAGTCGAAGGTCACCTTCCTCGACACGCCGGGTCACGAGGCGTTCAGTGAAATGCGCGCCCGCGGCGCCAACGTCACCGACATCGTGGTGCTGGTTGTTGCCGCCGATGACGGCCTCAAGCCGCAGACGGTGGAAGCCATCAACCACACCAAGGCGGCCGGCGTGCCGATGATCATCGCGATCAACAAGATCGACAAGCCTGAGGCCCGTCCGCAGCGCGTGCGTGAGGAATTGCTTCAGCACGAGATCGTGGTCGAGCAGCTTGGCGGCGACGTCCAGGACGTCGAAGTTTCGGCGCTGCAGAAGACCAATCTCGACGGTCTGCTCAACGCCATCCACCTTCAGGCGGAAATCCTGGAGCTGAAGGCGAACCCAGACCGCGCCTCCGAGGCAACCGTGATCGAGTCCAAGCTCGACAAGGGCCGTGGCCCGCTTGCCACCGTGCTCGTTCAGCGCGGCACGCTGCGCGTCGGCGACGTATTCGTTGCCGGTGCCCAGAGCGGCAAGGTCCGGGCGCTCACCGACGACAAGGGTCGCCAGGTCAAGGAAGCCGGGCCGGCAATGCCGGTGGAGGTGCTTGGCTTGTCCGCCGTGCCGTCCGCAGGCGACCCCTTCACCGTCGTGGAGAACGAAGCACGTGCCCGCGAAGTCGCGGCCTATCGTCAGAGCGTTCTGGACCGCAAGCGCACGACCGCCGCCCCGGTCAGCCTTGAGAATATGTTCGCGTCGAAGGCTGCGACCACCATGGAATTCCCGCTGGTGGTCAAGGCGGACGTGCACGGTTCTACGGAAGCCATCGTCAGCGCGCTCAATCGCCTGTCGACAGACGAGATCCGTGTCCGAATCCTGAGCTCCGGCGTCGGCGCAATCACCGAAAGCGACGTCACACTGGCGGCCGCGAGCGGCGCGCCGATCATCGGCTTCAACGTCCGTCCGAACGCAAAGGCCCGCGAGGCCATCAACCGCACCAAGGTCGAGCTGCGTTACTACGACGTGATCTACCATCTCACCGACTGGGCGAAGTCGGCGATGGGCGGCCAGCTTGGGCCGGAGATCATCGAAACGGTCGTCGGCCGCGCCGAAGTTCGCGAGGTCTTTCCCGCCGGCAAGCGCGACAAGGCCGCGGGTCTGCTGGTGCTGGAAGGCGTCATCCGCAAGGGCCTCAACGCCCGTCTCACGCGCGAGGACGTCATCGTTTCCAAGACGACCATCAGCTCCCTTCGCCGCTTCAAGGACGACGTGGCACAGGTCATCGCCGGTCTGGAATGCGGCGTGCTTCTTGCCGACACCAACGACATCAAGCCGGGCGACTCGCTCGAGGTCTTCGAAGTCGAGGAGCGCGCCCGGACGCTGTGA
- the rbfA gene encoding 30S ribosome-binding factor RbfA, with product MRKTETAEGRSVRLLRVGEQVRHVLSDVLQRGDVHDETLQSHLVSITEVRMSPDLRHATVFVKPLLGQDEEAVLKALRTNTAFLQREVAHRVRMKYAAKLKFIADESFDEGSHIDRLLRSEHVAQDLNEE from the coding sequence ATGCGCAAGACCGAAACCGCCGAGGGCCGCTCCGTCCGCCTGCTCCGGGTCGGCGAGCAGGTGCGGCACGTGCTGAGCGATGTGCTTCAGCGCGGCGACGTGCATGACGAAACCCTGCAATCGCACCTCGTCAGCATCACAGAAGTGCGCATGTCGCCGGACCTTCGCCACGCAACGGTGTTCGTGAAGCCCCTGCTAGGTCAGGACGAGGAAGCGGTGCTCAAGGCGTTGCGTACCAACACGGCCTTTCTTCAGCGCGAAGTCGCCCACCGCGTCCGGATGAAATATGCCGCCAAGCTGAAGTTCATCGCCGACGAGAGCTTCGACGAGGGCAGCCACATCGACCGTCTGCTGCGGTCGGAGCATGTCGCGCAGGACTTAAACGAGGAATGA
- a CDS encoding GNAT family N-acetyltransferase — translation MIDLQLLSQPLAGDGCSGEPFTEARRDALRAACAEDPAIWAMYAVNFGPPDFDRTITDYVARPTTRTFVLFDGDELAGMSSFLGIDEARQCLEIGGTYYRPAFRGTGFNRRVKDMMLDRAFASGFRRVEFRVDKRNARSQAAMKKLGAVREGVLRADRITWNGHVRDTVLFAILKDEWPV, via the coding sequence ATGATCGATCTTCAGCTGCTGTCGCAACCGCTTGCCGGCGATGGTTGCAGCGGAGAGCCGTTCACTGAAGCACGTCGGGATGCATTGCGTGCAGCATGCGCCGAGGATCCGGCGATCTGGGCGATGTATGCAGTCAACTTCGGCCCGCCCGATTTTGATCGAACGATCACCGATTACGTCGCACGCCCGACCACCCGCACGTTCGTCCTGTTCGATGGCGACGAACTTGCTGGCATGTCGTCCTTCCTCGGCATCGATGAGGCGCGACAGTGCCTTGAGATCGGCGGCACCTACTACCGTCCCGCCTTCCGCGGCACCGGCTTCAACCGTCGCGTCAAGGACATGATGCTTGATCGCGCGTTCGCGTCCGGGTTCCGCCGCGTCGAATTCCGCGTCGACAAGCGCAACGCCCGCTCCCAAGCGGCGATGAAGAAGCTCGGCGCGGTGCGCGAAGGCGTGCTCCGGGCCGACCGGATCACCTGGAACGGCCATGTTCGCGACACGGTGCTGTTCGCCATCCTCAAGGATGAATGGCCAGTCTAG
- a CDS encoding thymidine kinase, whose amino-acid sequence MAKLYFYYAAMNAGKSTTLLQADFNYRERGMETMLWTSAHDHRAGLGLIGSRIALSAPANSYAPELDLFHEISDELTRRSLHCVLVDEAQFLTRAHVLQLARVADQLAIPVLCYGLRTDFLGNLFEGSAALLALADALIELKAVCDCGRKATMNLRIDEAGRAVPAGAQTEIGGNDRYVALCRKHFFERLGAAETSPLPGQVGDDPYISG is encoded by the coding sequence ATGGCTAAGCTCTACTTCTATTATGCGGCCATGAACGCCGGCAAATCGACCACCCTGCTGCAGGCCGATTTCAACTATCGTGAGCGCGGCATGGAGACGATGCTCTGGACCTCCGCTCACGACCATCGCGCCGGATTGGGCCTCATCGGTTCTCGCATCGCTCTGTCGGCACCGGCGAACAGCTATGCGCCTGAGCTGGACCTTTTCCACGAGATCTCCGACGAGCTGACCCGGCGATCGCTTCACTGTGTGCTCGTCGACGAAGCGCAATTTCTTACCCGCGCTCACGTTCTTCAGCTTGCGCGGGTTGCGGACCAACTCGCCATACCGGTGCTTTGCTATGGGTTGCGGACCGACTTTCTTGGCAATCTGTTCGAAGGAAGTGCCGCCCTGCTCGCGCTGGCCGACGCGCTGATCGAGCTGAAGGCGGTGTGCGACTGCGGACGGAAGGCGACCATGAACCTTCGGATCGACGAAGCTGGCCGGGCGGTGCCTGCAGGTGCGCAGACCGAAATCGGCGGAAACGATCGCTACGTCGCGCTGTGTCGCAAGCATTTCTTTGAGCGGCTTGGGGCGGCGGAGACGTCTCCGCTACCAGGTCAGGTCGGAGACGATCCGTACATAAGCGGATAG
- a CDS encoding glycosyltransferase has translation MKIALFIDDLEPSGVVVNALALSRTFAEQGWQVSLLAANASGALGSEVATAVRTVNLLNGPREPSRKRRMRRSVWPLRSYIKREQPQVLLSVGNQGHVAAALATMGLPTRLVVRVSNDLGHGRSHLSPRAYWNRAKFRFIARRSATMVFVSTQLLAAAAQRIPSIAAKGKVIANGVDAQMVRRRASEPTVLPWSTNDDEPTAVAVGRLVEQKNFSALIEALSIARRSMSIRLMIVGAGPLLQALRHQGEKLGLGPSALQIIPPVSNPLPLMAAADVLVLPSLWEGASNVLLEALALGRPIVASATAGSAAEVLDGGRYGVLVNPRDPHDIAKALLRQVSTNPVLPGHRSADYDQGAALSAYVRIVSDLTW, from the coding sequence TTGAAGATTGCCCTGTTCATCGACGATCTGGAGCCGAGTGGCGTCGTCGTCAACGCGCTTGCGCTTTCGCGCACCTTTGCCGAGCAGGGCTGGCAAGTCTCCCTTCTTGCTGCGAACGCATCGGGTGCCTTGGGGAGCGAGGTTGCTACCGCTGTCCGCACAGTGAACCTATTGAACGGCCCGCGCGAGCCTTCGCGAAAACGGCGAATGCGTCGGTCAGTATGGCCGCTTCGAAGCTACATTAAGCGCGAACAGCCGCAAGTCCTGCTGTCCGTCGGTAACCAGGGCCATGTTGCGGCCGCGCTCGCCACCATGGGCCTTCCAACGCGCCTCGTCGTCCGTGTCAGCAATGACCTTGGCCATGGCCGCTCTCATCTCTCTCCCCGAGCATATTGGAACCGTGCCAAGTTCCGTTTCATCGCTCGGCGTTCTGCAACGATGGTGTTCGTTTCGACTCAGCTGCTCGCCGCCGCCGCGCAGAGGATCCCGTCCATAGCAGCCAAGGGCAAGGTCATCGCGAACGGCGTCGACGCGCAAATGGTTCGGCGCCGGGCATCGGAGCCTACCGTGCTACCTTGGTCGACCAACGATGACGAACCGACGGCCGTGGCCGTCGGCCGCCTCGTGGAGCAGAAGAATTTCTCGGCCCTGATCGAGGCGCTTTCCATTGCGCGGCGATCGATGTCGATCCGCCTAATGATCGTCGGCGCAGGTCCGCTTTTGCAAGCGCTGCGGCATCAGGGGGAAAAGCTCGGCTTGGGTCCTTCCGCACTCCAGATCATCCCTCCGGTGTCGAATCCGTTGCCGCTGATGGCGGCTGCAGATGTCCTTGTCTTGCCATCCTTGTGGGAGGGCGCGTCCAACGTCCTTCTGGAGGCCTTGGCGCTTGGTCGGCCGATCGTTGCTTCTGCAACAGCCGGGAGTGCTGCAGAGGTGTTGGATGGCGGCCGCTATGGCGTGCTGGTCAACCCGCGTGACCCACACGACATTGCGAAAGCCCTGCTTCGGCAGGTGTCGACCAATCCAGTCCTGCCCGGACACCGTTCGGCCGATTACGACCAGGGTGCCGCTCTATCCGCTTATGTACGGATCGTCTCCGACCTGACCTGGTAG
- the truB gene encoding tRNA pseudouridine(55) synthase TruB, with protein MLHGWIILDKPVGLGSTQAVGAVKRALREAGEPKTKVGHGGTLDPLASGVLPIAIGEATKLAGRMLDSDKTYEFTIRFGEETDTLDAEGKVIATSDVMPSLDQVECVLPQFRGPIEQVPPAYSALKIDGKPAYARARAGEQLEMKTRAVAIHDLHLMAFFGNEATLSATASKGTYIRSLARDVARALGTVGHVTMLRRSKAGPFTLGQAISLDFLAEAAKARQLTRTVMPLTAALDDIPALPVTPEQAKLLRQGQRLAGFPDVPGLQLATHDDRPVALVEASADGLKVVRGFNI; from the coding sequence ATGCTTCACGGGTGGATCATCCTCGACAAGCCGGTTGGGCTTGGCTCGACGCAGGCAGTCGGCGCCGTCAAACGCGCACTTCGGGAAGCCGGTGAGCCGAAGACCAAAGTGGGACATGGCGGGACGCTTGATCCGCTCGCGTCGGGCGTGCTGCCGATCGCAATCGGTGAGGCGACGAAGCTCGCTGGCCGGATGCTCGACAGCGACAAAACCTATGAGTTCACCATCCGCTTCGGCGAGGAGACCGACACGCTCGACGCGGAGGGCAAGGTCATCGCCACCAGCGACGTCATGCCGTCGCTCGACCAAGTGGAATGCGTGCTCCCGCAGTTCCGTGGTCCGATTGAGCAGGTACCTCCCGCCTATTCGGCGCTGAAGATCGACGGCAAGCCTGCCTACGCCCGCGCCCGCGCCGGTGAGCAGCTCGAGATGAAGACGCGGGCCGTGGCGATCCACGATCTTCACCTCATGGCCTTCTTCGGCAACGAAGCCACCCTCTCCGCGACCGCGTCCAAGGGTACTTACATCCGATCCTTGGCCCGGGACGTCGCCCGTGCCCTTGGAACGGTGGGTCACGTCACCATGTTGCGGAGGTCAAAGGCCGGCCCGTTCACCCTTGGGCAGGCCATTTCGCTGGACTTTCTCGCCGAAGCCGCTAAGGCGCGGCAACTGACGAGGACGGTAATGCCGCTGACCGCGGCGCTGGACGACATCCCGGCCCTCCCCGTCACCCCCGAACAAGCGAAGCTGCTCCGTCAGGGGCAGCGGCTTGCCGGGTTCCCCGATGTGCCGGGGCTTCAGCTTGCGACCCACGACGATCGTCCTGTGGCGCTGGTGGAGGCATCGGCCGACGGCCTGAAGGTCGTCCGGGGGTTCAACATCTAG
- the rpsO gene encoding 30S ribosomal protein S15, protein MSITAEKKQQLIKEHGRGSDDTGSPEVQVAILTSRIQTLTEHFKTHAKDNHSRRGLLMMVNKRRALLDYLRREDEQRYTDLIAKLGLRK, encoded by the coding sequence ATGTCGATTACCGCTGAAAAGAAGCAGCAACTGATCAAGGAACATGGCCGCGGTTCGGACGACACCGGTTCGCCCGAAGTCCAGGTCGCCATCCTCACCAGCCGAATTCAGACCCTCACCGAGCATTTCAAGACGCACGCGAAGGACAACCACTCGCGTCGCGGCCTGCTCATGATGGTCAACAAGCGCCGTGCCCTGCTCGACTACCTCCGCCGCGAGGACGAGCAACGCTACACCGATCTCATCGCGAAGCTCGGCCTTCGCAAGTAA